A part of Aegilops tauschii subsp. strangulata cultivar AL8/78 chromosome 2, Aet v6.0, whole genome shotgun sequence genomic DNA contains:
- the LOC109765506 gene encoding SKP1-like protein 1, with protein sequence MAAEEGEKKMITLKSSDGEEFQVEEAVAMESQTIRHMIEDDCADNGIPLPNVDSKILSKIIEYCKKHVQADASSSTSTTAAAPAEDLKSYDADFVKVDQATLFDLILAANYLNIKGLLDLTCQTVADMIKGKTPEEIRKTFNIKNDFTPEEEAEIRRENQWAFE encoded by the coding sequence ATGGCGGCCGAGGAAGGCGAGAAGAAGATGATCACGCTCAAGAGCTCGGACGGTGAGGAATTTCAGGTCGAAGAGGCAGTCGCCATGGAGTCGCAGACCATCCGCCACATGATCGAGGATGACTGCGCCGACAACGGCATCCCGCTCCCCAACGTCGACTCCAAGATCCTCTCCAAGATCATCGAGTACTGCAAGAAGCACGTCCAGGCCGACGCCAGCTCCTCCACCTCTACTacagccgccgcccccgccgagGACCTGAAGAGCTATGACGCCGACTTCGTCAAGGTCGACCAGGCCACCCTCTTCGACCTCATCCTCGCCGCAAACTACCTCAACATCAAGGGATTGCTCGACCTTACTTGCCAGACTGTTGCCGACATGATCAAGGGAAAGACTCCCGAGGAGATCCGGAAGACTTTCAACATCAAGAATGACTTCACACCCGAGGAGGAGGCCGAGATCCGCAGGGAGAACCAGTGGGCTTTTGAGTAG